A window of the Brassica oleracea var. oleracea cultivar TO1000 chromosome C1, BOL, whole genome shotgun sequence genome harbors these coding sequences:
- the LOC106298852 gene encoding MATH domain and coiled-coil domain-containing protein At2g42470-like — translation MDDKKPTSFTFEIDNLSEKKGLISSPKFLSGNDEWFVNVYPNGYHIDERLSLHLQVANPESLPLGWKKQASYSFALLNQSGEELYRTPESCKLFRPQFTGWGSPKAFTLQKLKDMGYLENKLILKVDVKVIEAVDEGAVTGNDMLDVRGFKVLYSQLPLVNKLFRKHPDIAVNFKLKNQSVKTTYMNFLLGLIEKLDKPSPSFTEIELSNAQSELIDLTEAGFELDWLKKKLDEISLEKKRGLTDGSPVQEIDEHIKNLNLELEKEKEKSATCAAEVLLLEQTVSDLRVELSKEKKKSASSATEVLLLEQMVLDLKVELSKEKDKSATPNDLLEGVVSWEVLDYADIYTNEKGEE, via the exons ATGGATGACAAAAAGCCTACGAGTTTCACTTTTGAGATAGATAACTTATCAGAGAAGAAAGGTCTTATATCATCACCAAAATTTTTAAGCGGCAACGACGAATG GTTTGTTAACGTTTATCCCAACGGATATCATATTGATGAACGATTGTCTCTGCACCTCCAGGTTGCAAACCCTGAATCATTGCCACTTGGATGGAAAAAGCAAGCTAGCTATTCCTTTGCTCTACTGAATCAATCAGGCGAAGAGCTATACAGAACACCTG AATCATGTAAATTGTTCCGCCCTCAGTTCACAGGATGGGGTAGCCCAAAGGCCTTCACTCTTCAAAAGCTTAAAGATATGGGTTATTTGGAGAACAAGCTGATTTTAAAGGTCGACGTAAAAGTGATTGAAGCTGTTGATGAAGGAGCTGTAACTGGAAATGACATGTTAGATGTCCGTGGTTTCAAAGTCCTTTATTCTCAG TTGCCTTTGGTGAATAAGCTTTTCAGAAAACACCCGGACATTGCAGTGAATTTCAAACTAAAGAATCAATCGGTGAAGACAACATACATGAATTTCCTTCTCGGTCTCATCGAGAAACTGGACAAGCCTTCACCTAGCTTCACCGAAATTGAGCTAAGCAACGCTCAAAGCGAGTTGATCGATCTAACAGAAGCGGGCTTCGAGCTAGACTGGTTGAAGAAAAAGCTTGATGAGATTTCTTTGGAGAAGAAAAGAGGACTTACTGATGGTTCCCCAGTCCAAGAAATCGATGAACACATCAAGAATCTCAACCTTGAACTCGAAAAGGAGAAGGAAAAATCGGCTACTTGCGCTGCTGAAGTTTTGTTGTTGGAGCAGACGGTGTCGGATCTCAGGGTTGAGCTGAGCAAGGAGAAGAAAAAATCGGCTTCTTCTGCAACTGAAGTTTTGTTGTTGGAGCAGATGGTCTTGGATCTTAAAGTTGAGCTGAGTAAGGAGAAGGACAAATCTGCTACTCCTAACGATTTGCTTGAGGGTGTTGTCTCTTGGGAAGTATTGGATTACGCGGATATCTATACTAATGAAAAAGGAGAAGAATAA